Part of the Kangiella geojedonensis genome is shown below.
TTAGAGCCGAACAAAGCACCGGCTCAGTCTGGAGTTGATAAAGAAGATGGCGATGACCAACTGGCTGAATCTATAATGGCTGAGCAAAATGCTTCCAGCCATAATGTTCACAACCCTACTTGAGTCTGTAAAGCCCTACAGCCTATTTTGCTAACTTAGCCCCCAGCCAAGCAAATGGCACAAAGACCAGAAGGTCGACAACCATAAACCATAGTGGATGTGGGATCATGACTAGGTTCATGATGCCCCCAGCCAAAAAGAAGATCCCACAAACCGTTCCGAGCAGTAGCTTTCTAGAAGGCGTTATTTTGCTGCACACAAAGCCCGCAATAAAAGAACCCACAAGATGCGCAATAATTACCGTAATAAACGCATCAACCGGCAACGACGAAACGTACTCTGCAAAAGCACTTTTATCTTCCATACTCAAATTTTCTGGCCACGGATAACGAACCATATTAATGGACTCGATACCGTAAATGATTAAGCCACCAACTAGCACCCCCACAATCACCGCTAATATTTGTTTACCCATTACGACTCTCCCGCTTTCTTCTTATATAAACCGTCAAATATAACTTTCCAGCTTTCCCCATTATCCGTTGATACTGACCATACTTGCCTGACAGTATCACCATTAGGTGTCCAACTGATGGTATTCATGACGTCGCCACCTTTGCCTTTCGTCACTCCAGACATGACCATAGAATCACCTTCCTTACCGCCATTCAATTCCAGTAAAGTTCCAGTATTATCGACCCAGGTTTGGTGCCACTGCTTCTTAGTCCGATCATAAATATTATAGCTATGGCCTATATTGCCACTCGCCCCACGCCAGTTTTCTTGCAGACTACAACCGCCTAGAATTTTCTCAATTTTATTCTCACCGACCTTCTTCCCTTTTGGATTAAATACTTCCCATTCACCCATCCAAAAATCAAACTGACGATATTCCTCGCTGGAACAAGGTGGTTGTTTTTGTTCAGCAGAATTCGCTATAAAGCTGGTTAGCAGTAATACGGTTGTTATTAGGTATTTCATGTGCTCTCCTTTTTCTCATATTGTTATGTTATATGTTCATTTTCTTTGCTTGTCCAAAGAAAACGAACCAAAAGAAACGACACCCCGGTCGCTTGGCCTTCGGCTTCCTTCCGTTTCTCGTAATAATTGGCGCATTTGACAACTCGCTACGCTCAAACATTCAAATGCTTTATTTCCAATTATTACTGCGATACTCAGCAAGCTCTAAGGGGTAACCGAGAGCACAAACTTATAGCGCCACTTTCCCTTTATATTTAGCTGAGTGAACTTAAAGTCATAGCAATTCAAATCATGGAGGATTTGAATAGTTAAATTCAGCACATGGAAGTGCTGTATTTAACGGTGCGTATAGTGACTTGAAGTTCTTGAAGGTAGTCATTCATTTGAATGACCTAAATATAGGGGTGGACTTCTTTTGGTTACTTTTTCTTGTCCACGCAAGAAAAAGTAACTCGCTGAGTAGCGACAACACTCTCTATCAAACTAAGCTTTTATCCACAAACATAGTTCTAAACGAGGTGACAACAAAAAAGGGAGCCTAAGCTCCCTTTTTTATAGAACGAGTAAATGATTACTCTTGACCAGCTGGCGCTTCTTCTTGCGCTGGTGGGTCAATCAAAGCTTTCATACTAAGACGGATACGACCTTGGCGATCGACCTCTAGTACTTTAACTTTAACAATATCACCTTCTTTCAAGTAGTCAGTTACTTTATTCACGCGCTCATGAGCGATTTGTGAAATATGTACTAGACCATCTTTTCCTGGAGTAATTTGAACGAATGCACCGAAGTCTGCTAAACGAACGACTTTGCCTTCAAATTCCATTCCAGCGGTGATTTCCATAGTAATCATTTCGATACGGCGAACTGCTTCTGCGGCACCTTCAGAGTCGCTTGAAGCGACTTTAACCGTACCGTCATCTTCGATTTCAATCGTAGCACCAGTTTCTTCAGTTAGGGCACGGATAGTTGAACCACCTTTACCAATAACTTCAGAGATTTTGTCTACTGGGATCTTGATCGCAGTGATACGTGGAGCATGCTCAGAAATATCTTCACGAGGCTTATCAATCGCTTCGTTCATGACGTTCAAGATATGTAAGCGGCCACCTTGTGCTTGGTGAAGTGCTTTTTCCATGATTTCTTGAGTAATACCGTCAATCTTGATGTCCATTTGAAGTGCTGTAATACCATTAGAGGTACCCGCAACTTTAAAGTCCATATCACCAAGGTGGTCTTCGTCACCTAAGATGTCAGAAAGAACAACAAAGTTGTCGCCTTCTTTGACCAAGCCCATCGCGATACCAGCAACAGGTGCTTTCATTGGTACACCAGCGTCCATTAACGCTAATGAAGTACCACAGACAGACGCCATTGAGCTAGAACCGTTTGATTCCGTGATTTCAGATACTACACGCAATGTGTATGGGAATTCAGCGATGGTTGGAACCATAGCAAGAACACCACGCTTCGCTAAACGGCCATGACCGATTTCGCGACGTTTTGGAGAACCCATGAAACCAGTTTCGCCCACACAGTATGGAGGGAAGTTATAGTGCATCATGAAGTGATCTTTAGCGTCACCCATAATGCTGTCTTTAATCTGTGCATCACGCTCAGTACCTAAAGTTGCAACAACTAGGGCCTGAGTTTCACCACGAGTAAAAATCGCAGAACCGTGAGTACGTGGA
Proteins encoded:
- the pnp gene encoding polyribonucleotide nucleotidyltransferase yields the protein MDYTKKSFQYGGREVTIETGRVARQASGAVIVDVEGTTAFVTVVGKKEAKEGQGFFPLTVNYQEKTYAAGKIPGGFLKREGRPSDEETLTARLIDRPLRPLFPEGFLNEVQVVITIVSINPEVDPAVPSMIGASAALAISGIPFAGPIGAARVGYIDGEYALNPSTTDMENSKLDLMVAGTDKAVLMVESEADELPENVMLGAVMYGHQELQVAIQAIKELQAEAGKPAWDWTAPEKNTALYDAVKEKMHGAIVEAYQIADKAERYDKINELSAEAVEALAGDEEGQPSAEEVKEVFHDIEKEVVRTRIVSGEPRIDGREPDMVRALDIRTGVLPRTHGSAIFTRGETQALVVATLGTERDAQIKDSIMGDAKDHFMMHYNFPPYCVGETGFMGSPKRREIGHGRLAKRGVLAMVPTIAEFPYTLRVVSEITESNGSSSMASVCGTSLALMDAGVPMKAPVAGIAMGLVKEGDNFVVLSDILGDEDHLGDMDFKVAGTSNGITALQMDIKIDGITQEIMEKALHQAQGGRLHILNVMNEAIDKPREDISEHAPRITAIKIPVDKISEVIGKGGSTIRALTEETGATIEIEDDGTVKVASSDSEGAAEAVRRIEMITMEITAGMEFEGKVVRLADFGAFVQITPGKDGLVHISQIAHERVNKVTDYLKEGDIVKVKVLEVDRQGRIRLSMKALIDPPAQEEAPAGQE